The following are encoded together in the Ignisphaera sp. genome:
- a CDS encoding mRNA surveillance protein pelota, giving the protein MRLEVLDYRDGVLSISIDSFDDLWILSMIISRGDIVRARTSRDVSIGDEKRRIPMILAVRVEKMEFQPFTNRLRIHGIVVEGPDRFGVKGSHHTISVGVGDEITVQKVFWDPRVLDEVMKIVRPLNVMLVAVDFDEYAIAVLQMQGMKILDSRNVSLPLSDEYFEAAEKELVSELAKKIIEAAHRYNVEAVVVASPGSLKNKVRDAIASLDSGVKVFLDTVANGGYAGLQELLNRDVVRNIIRDSSIEKASRILEEFDYLIAKDINRVAYGLSHVELAASIGAVEKLLVVDDMLAGFDENREKVEAILRNVVEKGGAVVIVPGRSPPGERVKMLGGIIAILRYSIDFENMET; this is encoded by the coding sequence ATGAGACTAGAGGTTTTGGATTATAGGGATGGTGTTTTAAGTATTAGTATTGATAGTTTTGATGATTTATGGATTCTGAGTATGATTATATCTAGAGGTGATATTGTTAGGGCTAGGACTTCGAGGGATGTTAGCATTGGCGATGAGAAGAGAAGGATACCTATGATCTTGGCTGTGAGGGTTGAGAAGATGGAGTTTCAGCCTTTTACAAATAGGCTTAGGATTCATGGGATAGTTGTTGAAGGTCCTGATAGGTTTGGTGTTAAGGGATCTCACCACACAATCTCTGTTGGTGTTGGCGATGAGATTACTGTTCAAAAGGTTTTTTGGGATCCAAGGGTCTTAGACGAGGTTATGAAGATTGTTAGGCCATTGAATGTCATGCTCGTGGCTGTTGATTTCGATGAATATGCTATAGCAGTTCTTCAGATGCAGGGTATGAAGATTCTGGATTCGAGAAATGTTTCTCTTCCTCTAAGCGATGAATATTTTGAGGCTGCTGAAAAAGAGCTTGTTTCAGAGCTTGCTAAGAAAATTATTGAGGCTGCTCACAGATATAATGTCGAGGCTGTTGTTGTTGCATCTCCAGGAAGTTTGAAAAATAAGGTGAGGGACGCTATAGCTTCGCTGGATAGTGGGGTAAAGGTTTTTTTGGATACTGTTGCTAATGGGGGTTATGCAGGGCTCCAAGAACTTCTAAACAGAGATGTTGTTAGAAATATTATTAGAGACTCCTCGATAGAGAAAGCGTCTAGGATTCTTGAGGAATTTGATTACCTCATTGCAAAAGATATCAATAGGGTTGCATATGGGCTTAGCCATGTGGAGCTTGCAGCTAGTATAGGAGCTGTTGAGAAGCTTCTTGTGGTTGATGACATGCTTGCGGGGTTTGATGAGAATCGAGAGAAGGTTGAGGCAATTCTAAGAAATGTCGTGGAGAAGGGTGGTGCAGTAGTTATAGTTCCGGGTAGGTCGCCACCTGGGGAGAGGGTAAAGATGCTTGGGGGGATCATAGCAATACTTAGATATAGCATAGACTTTGAGAATATGGAAACATAG
- a CDS encoding glycoside hydrolase family 5 protein, producing MPDVYYEVEDSEIYVVKKEQKEPLALLGVTWVGFELRSHVVGGLHIRNWLEILQTVKDLGFNAIRIPFCSASVRPRVFPHIRSINYALNPDLLGLDSPTILEKIIAKAAELGLYALLNFHSISCVVMEPLWYTPLFSEEDFISTWVSIAKRYGRYWNVIGAELLNNPHGRGPRQEYYTRGDSATWGVGNTKTDWNLAAERVGKAILEVAPHWLIVVKGTQFTNPKSDDVKHYPDSTYWGENLRAVKDYPVNLPRNKLVYGVNTYGPDMYVQDYFNDPSIFPENLHVIWDQNWGYVKKQLRYPVVITEFGGKCGDGDPRDAVWHEKFIEYLIENNFCQWFYLALNPEHVETGGLLKNDWRTVKENKYALLKKLMEYCRNRYSKA from the coding sequence ATGCCAGACGTGTATTATGAAGTTGAAGATAGTGAAATATATGTAGTTAAAAAAGAGCAGAAAGAGCCTCTAGCCCTGCTGGGCGTAACTTGGGTTGGTTTCGAGCTTCGTAGCCATGTTGTAGGAGGGCTCCATATCAGAAACTGGCTTGAGATACTGCAAACGGTGAAAGACCTTGGCTTCAACGCGATAAGAATACCGTTTTGCTCTGCCTCTGTCAGACCAAGGGTTTTTCCACATATTCGCTCGATAAACTACGCTCTTAACCCAGATCTCCTAGGTCTGGACTCTCCCACAATACTAGAGAAGATCATTGCAAAAGCAGCTGAGCTTGGCCTCTACGCGCTTCTGAATTTCCATAGCATCAGCTGTGTTGTTATGGAGCCTCTTTGGTACACACCATTGTTTAGTGAAGAGGATTTCATATCCACTTGGGTTTCCATTGCAAAAAGATATGGGAGATACTGGAATGTCATAGGTGCAGAACTCCTCAATAATCCGCATGGTAGAGGCCCTAGACAGGAGTACTATACAAGAGGAGATTCAGCTACTTGGGGTGTTGGCAATACCAAAACAGATTGGAACTTAGCCGCTGAGAGAGTGGGCAAGGCGATCTTAGAGGTTGCTCCCCACTGGCTGATAGTTGTCAAGGGCACTCAATTCACGAATCCCAAATCAGATGATGTGAAGCACTACCCAGACTCTACATATTGGGGCGAGAATCTCAGAGCGGTGAAAGACTATCCAGTTAATCTACCGAGAAACAAGCTGGTGTACGGAGTAAATACCTATGGCCCTGACATGTATGTCCAAGACTATTTCAACGATCCAAGCATCTTCCCGGAGAATCTCCATGTCATATGGGATCAGAACTGGGGCTATGTCAAAAAGCAACTGCGATACCCCGTGGTCATAACTGAGTTTGGTGGTAAGTGTGGCGATGGCGATCCCAGGGATGCTGTGTGGCATGAGAAATTCATTGAGTATCTAATTGAAAATAACTTTTGCCAGTGGTTCTATCTAGCGCTGAACCCCGAGCATGTTGAAACAGGTGGTCTTCTGAAAAACGATTGGAGAACTGTTAAAGAGAATAAATATGCTCTTCTGAAGAAGCTTATGGAATATTGTAGGAATAGGTATTCAAAGGCATAG